From the Paenibacillus sp. FSL H8-0548 genome, one window contains:
- a CDS encoding response regulator, producing the protein MKTVLIAEDEPILRMLIMDTLEDEGYSLEEAADGEEALDKITRFDFNLVILDYMMPKMTGIEVIEKMKEIESCQLTKILMLSAKSQQAEQVKVIRAGADGFMSKPFSPLDLIDKVEEMLRG; encoded by the coding sequence ATGAAAACAGTATTAATTGCAGAAGATGAACCGATTTTACGTATGCTTATTATGGATACGCTTGAGGACGAAGGTTATTCACTCGAAGAAGCGGCCGACGGTGAGGAGGCATTAGATAAAATTACGAGATTTGACTTTAATTTGGTCATTCTGGATTATATGATGCCAAAAATGACTGGAATCGAAGTCATTGAAAAAATGAAAGAGATTGAGAGCTGTCAATTGACAAAAATATTAATGCTCTCTGCGAAGAGCCAGCAAGCCGAGCAGGTTAAGGTTATTCGCGCTGGCGCCGATGGATTTATGTCAAAGCCATTTAGTCCGTTGGACCTTATTGATAAGGTAGAGGAGATGCTTCGTGGCTAA
- a CDS encoding CD3324 family protein, which yields MNYKNGRDVLPPSLLKELQKYIQGDLIYVPKAADQRAHWGEVSGTRKLLAERNKEIYLYYTNGLSVAELERKYHLSGESIRKIIVKAR from the coding sequence GTGAATTACAAAAATGGGAGAGATGTGCTTCCCCCTAGTTTATTGAAGGAATTGCAAAAGTATATTCAGGGAGATCTGATCTATGTGCCCAAGGCTGCTGATCAACGTGCGCATTGGGGAGAGGTTAGCGGTACGCGGAAGCTGTTAGCTGAAAGGAATAAGGAGATCTACCTTTATTACACGAATGGTCTGTCGGTTGCCGAGCTGGAGAGGAAATATCACTTGTCAGGCGAGAGCATACGAAAGATAATTGTAAAGGCGAGATAA
- a CDS encoding C40 family peptidase: protein MNTTNNKRFNKLVAGIGISLSIAICGSSLALPQAAQAATASASSKASTVVSVGKKYTGVPYKFGAKSGITSSFDCSSFTQYVYKKVGVSLPRTSKAQAKSGSYVSKSKLKAGDLVFSDTNRDGIINHVSIYIGNNKLLHTYKVGVGVTISNFSGSTWDKTYVTARRVIK from the coding sequence ATGAACACCACGAACAACAAACGTTTTAACAAACTAGTAGCAGGAATAGGGATCAGTCTTTCCATAGCAATCTGCGGGAGCTCGCTAGCCTTGCCACAGGCCGCACAAGCAGCAACTGCATCGGCCTCTTCTAAAGCCAGCACCGTAGTTTCCGTTGGTAAGAAATACACTGGAGTTCCTTACAAATTTGGAGCGAAATCAGGCATTACTAGCTCGTTTGACTGCTCTTCTTTTACTCAATATGTGTACAAAAAAGTAGGAGTCAGTCTTCCAAGAACCTCAAAAGCGCAAGCGAAGTCAGGCTCTTATGTATCCAAAAGCAAACTAAAAGCGGGCGATCTTGTTTTTTCTGATACCAATCGCGATGGCATCATCAATCACGTAAGTATATATATAGGAAATAATAAACTGCTTCATACGTATAAAGTCGGTGTAGGGGTTACCATTTCTAATTTTTCTGGAAGCACATGGGATAAAACCTATGTTACTGCACGACGCGTAATTAAATAG